From a single Alloactinosynnema sp. L-07 genomic region:
- a CDS encoding N-acetylglucosamine kinase: MSVRTILAVDGGNSKTDVAVLTEAGAILGRARGPGFEPHRVGVPAAVDVIAETVRQAMGDIRPPFADHVAAFLAGADLPEEEEALRAELERRGYGRTVEVGNDTFAILRAGARHGWGVAVVCGAGVNAAGVGPDGHVARFPSLGRISGDWGGGMHLAEEVLWHAVRAEDGRGQATALAPMVRARFGVDQVVDVALGLHRGEIAMSDLDGLVVPLFVLAKSDEVAAEIVGRMADEVCALGTVILDRLGLLDTPTEVVLGGGILTAGDPAFTEAIRAKYAKRAPLAELVIGSRDPIVGVAQLGLDRLDAPPAAYDRVADELATMT, translated from the coding sequence GTGAGCGTGCGGACGATCCTCGCGGTGGACGGTGGCAACAGCAAGACCGACGTCGCCGTGCTCACCGAGGCGGGCGCGATACTCGGCCGCGCGCGCGGACCGGGCTTCGAGCCGCACCGGGTCGGCGTCCCCGCCGCGGTGGACGTGATCGCCGAGACCGTGCGGCAGGCGATGGGTGACATCCGCCCGCCGTTCGCCGACCACGTCGCCGCCTTCCTCGCGGGCGCCGACCTCCCAGAGGAGGAAGAAGCCCTCCGCGCCGAGTTGGAGCGTCGCGGCTACGGCCGGACCGTGGAAGTCGGGAACGACACCTTCGCCATCCTCCGGGCCGGGGCCCGACACGGCTGGGGCGTCGCGGTGGTGTGCGGCGCGGGGGTGAACGCGGCAGGCGTCGGGCCGGACGGCCACGTCGCCCGCTTCCCGTCTCTCGGGCGGATCAGCGGCGACTGGGGCGGCGGCATGCACCTGGCCGAGGAGGTGCTGTGGCACGCGGTCCGCGCCGAGGATGGCCGCGGGCAGGCGACGGCGCTGGCGCCGATGGTCCGCGCGCGCTTCGGGGTGGACCAGGTCGTGGACGTCGCGCTCGGGCTGCACCGCGGCGAGATCGCCATGTCGGACCTCGACGGGCTGGTGGTGCCGCTGTTCGTGTTGGCCAAGTCCGACGAGGTCGCCGCCGAGATCGTGGGGCGGATGGCGGACGAGGTGTGCGCGCTCGGCACGGTGATCCTGGATCGGTTGGGGCTGCTGGACACCCCGACCGAGGTCGTGCTCGGCGGCGGGATCCTGACCGCGGGGGATCCGGCGTTCACCGAGGCGATCCGCGCGAAGTACGCCAAGCGCGCACCGCTGGCCGAGTTGGTCATCGGGTCGAGGGATCCGATCGTCGGCGTGGCCCAATTGGGCCTCGACCGGCTCGACGCCCCACCGGCGGCCTATGACCGGGTGGCCGACGAGTTGGCGACTATGACGTGA
- a CDS encoding carbohydrate ABC transporter permease produces MRRERNVLMGLSHGALLIWTITVIAPILWTFLSSFKTNTEIFGDPLSLPDAIRFDSWGRAWETAHVGRYLLNSVIVVGLGTAGTMLLGAMAAYVLARFRFPGNRLVYLMFISGMVFPVFLALVPLFFVVKNLGLLDTHTGLILVYIAYSLPFTIFFLAAFFRTLPTSVAEAALMDGCSETRTFFQIMVPMAKPGLISITIFNVIGQWNQYLLPIVLLSGSVEEKWVITQGIANISTSAGYQADWPGLFAALSMTIIPVVVVYVVFQRQIQAGLTAGALR; encoded by the coding sequence ATGCGCCGCGAGCGGAATGTCCTAATGGGACTGTCGCATGGGGCGCTGCTGATCTGGACGATCACCGTGATCGCGCCTATTCTGTGGACGTTCCTGTCCTCGTTCAAGACCAACACCGAGATCTTCGGCGACCCGCTGTCGCTGCCCGACGCGATCCGGTTCGACTCGTGGGGGCGCGCGTGGGAGACCGCGCACGTCGGGCGGTACCTGCTCAACAGCGTGATCGTCGTCGGACTGGGCACCGCGGGCACCATGCTGCTCGGCGCGATGGCGGCCTACGTGCTGGCCAGGTTCCGCTTCCCCGGCAACCGGCTGGTCTACCTGATGTTCATCTCCGGCATGGTGTTCCCGGTGTTCCTGGCGCTGGTGCCCTTGTTCTTCGTGGTGAAGAACCTCGGCCTGCTCGACACCCACACCGGCCTGATCCTGGTCTACATCGCGTACTCACTGCCGTTCACGATCTTCTTCCTGGCCGCGTTCTTCCGCACGCTGCCGACCTCGGTGGCCGAGGCGGCGCTGATGGACGGCTGTTCGGAGACCAGGACGTTCTTCCAGATCATGGTCCCGATGGCCAAGCCCGGCCTGATCAGCATCACCATCTTCAACGTCATCGGCCAGTGGAACCAGTACCTGCTGCCGATCGTGCTGCTCTCGGGCAGCGTCGAGGAGAAGTGGGTGATCACCCAGGGCATCGCGAACATCTCCACCAGCGCCGGCTACCAGGCCGACTGGCCCGGCCTGTTCGCGGCGCTGAGCATGACGATCATCCCGGTGGTCGTCGTCTATGTCGTGTTCCAACGCCAGATCCAGGCCGGACTCACCGCGGGAGCGCTCAGATGA
- a CDS encoding AfsR/SARP family transcriptional regulator has translation MTAPSTAVQVKILGPLEVVASGRPVPLGGAKPQALLAALLLESGRVVSVGRLIEVIWPGEPPATARSVIQTYVKTLRRALTEHGIDDLIVTRPPGYTVNLPEDTLDLDVFHGLLDQGRRASTPRTTSDLLDAALALWRGPALDGLGETLTGEAARLDELRLTATEERIAADLELGRQDRLLPELTALVGRYPTNERFRGQHMVALYRLGRQSEALASYRTGRDGLVEELGVDPGPELAAIHQAILGADPSLRGPLVAESSILVPAQLPASTADFTGRAPQIAAVVEALTPRPDNLAAPVQVITGRGGSGKSALAARIARQLAELFPDGQLYAELRGMTDAPAEPGEVLGRFLKALGVGQAEMPAAADERAALYRSVLSDRRVLVLLDDAATGQQIQSLLPDGAGCAVLVTARNRLVGLAGALPVDLDVLDADEAFGLLSRIVGADRVRAEERPAREIIEHCGRMPLAIRIAGARLATRQRWPLTLLADRLADERRRLDELSIADLEVRASFEYTYRRLDESDQTALRRLGYLGVPEFSLWILAWLMDTTEAEAERLAERLVDAHLVDFARVDDLGCVRYHLHDLVRIYGRERAESDESTEDLSAAVARVLGGWLTLADAFAAESPPNEIQWRRPTIRDYPVSAEMVALVMAAPYEWFEIEQPALVVGVERAAALGVHDLVRHFASASLGPSFLGVNRFESRERINRAALAAVRRAEDRYGEAVMRAELGQLRYLQDRFLDSRQHFSAALGLFRELGDPHGQAVALSGLGAACREPGRLVEALHFLDQAAALFDELGEVAGVANAKRVGGSVRLERGDYDTGWADLADSLAAYRRIGSRRGEGLVLRSMGLFHRARGDLTAAVRACEQAAAIFHQVGDKLMEAYCVRALAKARLRLGQADLALEPLESSLAVCQAMGDRWGQAVTLRTLGELHLAEGSLDDAASCLAAATTLWATMEAPLWSARTDWDVALLHDARGEPELADGLRAAALAVFRDHGAREYAENSPITS, from the coding sequence TTGACCGCACCGAGCACCGCCGTCCAGGTGAAGATCCTGGGTCCGCTGGAGGTCGTGGCGTCGGGTCGCCCGGTGCCGCTGGGCGGGGCGAAGCCACAGGCCCTGCTCGCCGCGCTGCTGCTGGAGTCCGGCCGGGTCGTGTCCGTCGGCAGGCTCATCGAGGTCATCTGGCCGGGTGAGCCGCCCGCGACCGCGCGGAGCGTGATCCAGACCTACGTCAAGACGTTGCGCCGGGCGCTGACCGAGCACGGGATCGATGACCTCATCGTCACTCGGCCGCCCGGCTACACGGTGAACCTGCCGGAGGACACGCTCGACCTCGACGTCTTCCACGGGCTGCTCGACCAAGGCCGCCGCGCGTCGACCCCGCGGACGACCTCCGACCTGCTCGACGCCGCGCTCGCGCTGTGGCGCGGGCCCGCACTGGACGGATTGGGCGAGACGCTCACCGGCGAGGCCGCCCGGCTCGACGAGCTGCGGCTGACCGCGACCGAGGAACGCATCGCCGCCGACCTCGAACTGGGCCGCCAGGACCGGCTGCTGCCGGAGCTGACCGCGCTGGTCGGCCGGTATCCGACCAACGAGCGGTTCCGCGGCCAGCACATGGTCGCGCTCTACCGGCTGGGCAGGCAGTCCGAGGCCCTGGCGTCGTACCGGACCGGCCGGGACGGGCTGGTCGAGGAGCTCGGTGTCGATCCGGGGCCGGAGCTGGCGGCGATCCACCAGGCCATCCTGGGCGCGGACCCGAGTCTGCGGGGGCCGCTGGTCGCGGAGTCGTCCATCCTGGTCCCGGCGCAGCTGCCCGCGTCCACCGCCGACTTCACCGGCCGCGCGCCGCAGATCGCGGCCGTGGTCGAGGCACTGACACCGCGGCCGGACAACCTCGCGGCCCCCGTCCAGGTGATCACCGGACGCGGCGGCAGCGGAAAGTCGGCGCTGGCCGCACGGATCGCCCGCCAACTCGCCGAACTCTTCCCCGATGGACAGCTGTACGCCGAGTTGCGCGGGATGACCGACGCGCCGGCGGAGCCCGGTGAGGTGTTGGGGCGCTTCCTCAAGGCACTGGGCGTCGGCCAGGCCGAAATGCCCGCGGCCGCCGACGAGCGCGCCGCGCTCTACCGAAGCGTCCTGTCCGATCGTCGGGTGCTGGTGCTGCTCGACGACGCGGCCACGGGTCAGCAGATCCAGTCGCTGCTCCCGGACGGAGCGGGCTGCGCGGTGCTGGTGACCGCCCGCAACCGACTGGTCGGGCTCGCCGGGGCGCTCCCGGTCGACCTCGACGTGCTCGACGCCGACGAGGCGTTCGGGCTGCTGAGCCGGATCGTCGGCGCCGATCGGGTGCGGGCCGAGGAGCGACCCGCCCGGGAGATCATCGAGCACTGCGGCCGGATGCCGCTGGCCATCCGGATCGCGGGCGCGCGACTGGCCACCCGCCAGCGCTGGCCGCTGACCTTGCTGGCCGACCGGCTCGCCGACGAACGGCGCCGACTCGACGAGCTGTCCATCGCCGATCTGGAGGTGCGGGCCAGTTTCGAGTACACCTACCGCCGACTCGACGAGTCAGACCAAACCGCCTTGCGTCGTCTCGGCTATCTCGGCGTGCCCGAGTTCTCGCTGTGGATCCTCGCCTGGCTGATGGACACCACCGAGGCCGAGGCCGAACGGCTCGCCGAGCGCTTGGTCGACGCCCACCTGGTCGACTTCGCCAGGGTCGATGATCTCGGCTGCGTGCGCTACCACCTGCATGACCTGGTGCGGATCTACGGCCGCGAACGCGCCGAGAGCGATGAGTCCACTGAGGACTTGTCGGCCGCCGTGGCCAGGGTGCTGGGCGGCTGGCTCACCCTCGCCGACGCATTCGCCGCCGAGTCGCCGCCCAACGAGATCCAGTGGCGGCGCCCCACGATCCGGGACTATCCGGTCTCGGCCGAGATGGTCGCGCTGGTGATGGCCGCGCCCTACGAGTGGTTCGAGATCGAACAGCCCGCGCTGGTCGTCGGCGTCGAGCGGGCCGCCGCCCTCGGCGTGCACGACCTGGTCCGCCACTTCGCTTCCGCGTCACTGGGGCCGTCCTTCCTCGGCGTCAACCGGTTCGAATCCCGGGAGCGGATCAACCGGGCCGCGCTCGCCGCGGTCCGCCGCGCGGAGGACCGCTACGGCGAGGCCGTCATGCGGGCCGAACTCGGCCAGCTGCGGTACCTGCAGGACCGCTTCCTCGACTCCCGTCAGCACTTCAGCGCGGCGCTGGGCCTGTTCCGGGAACTCGGCGACCCCCACGGGCAGGCGGTGGCCCTCTCCGGTCTGGGCGCCGCGTGCCGGGAACCCGGCAGACTGGTGGAGGCGCTGCACTTCCTGGACCAGGCGGCGGCGCTGTTCGACGAACTCGGCGAGGTGGCCGGGGTCGCCAACGCCAAGCGGGTCGGCGGATCCGTCCGGCTGGAGCGCGGCGACTACGACACCGGGTGGGCCGATCTGGCGGACTCGCTCGCCGCGTACCGGCGGATCGGCAGCCGCCGCGGCGAAGGGCTCGTCCTGCGGTCCATGGGGCTGTTCCACCGCGCCCGTGGTGACCTGACGGCGGCGGTGCGGGCGTGCGAGCAGGCCGCGGCGATCTTCCACCAGGTCGGCGACAAACTGATGGAGGCCTACTGCGTGCGCGCCCTGGCCAAGGCGCGGCTGCGCCTCGGACAGGCGGACCTGGCGCTCGAACCGCTGGAGTCGTCGTTGGCGGTCTGCCAGGCCATGGGCGACCGTTGGGGTCAGGCCGTCACCCTGCGCACGCTCGGCGAGCTGCACCTGGCCGAGGGGAGCCTGGACGACGCTGCCTCCTGTCTGGCCGCGGCGACAACGCTGTGGGCGACGATGGAGGCCCCGCTCTGGTCGGCCCGCACCGACTGGGACGTGGCCCTGCTGCACGACGCCCGCGGCGAACCCGAGCTCGCCGACGGGCTTCGAGCCGCCGCCTTGGCCGTGTTCCGTGACCACGGTGCCCGCGAGTACGCCGAGAACTCCCCGATCACGTCATAG
- a CDS encoding 6-phospho-beta-glucosidase gives MKLAVVGGGSTYTPELIDGFARLREVLPLTEIALIDPDADRLALVAGMSERILRRTGCSTRITTWAAVEDGARAADAVLIQLRVGGQVARHLDETVPLTCGCVGQETTGAGGLAMALRTVPVVLDVAAKVAEVAPDAWIVDFTNPVGIVTRALLDAGHRTIGLCNVAIGFQRRFAALLDVEPAQVSLDHVGLNHLTWERAAYIDGVDVLPELLAKYGPEIAEQVVLPVSLLHLLGVVPSYYLRYFYEHDAVVREQLVTPSRASAVSEVERKLLRIYADPTVDAKPELLGKRGGAFYSEAAVALLTSLLGGRVDTQVVNVRNNGTLPFLPDAAVIEVPATVSRDGAVPNAVAPVDPLFAGLIANVSAYEELAVRAAIGGAEDLVVRALLAHPLVGQADKAADLARRVIDANRAHLPWAAA, from the coding sequence ATGAAGTTGGCCGTTGTCGGCGGCGGATCCACCTACACCCCCGAGCTGATCGACGGCTTCGCCCGGCTGCGAGAGGTGCTGCCGCTCACCGAGATCGCCTTGATCGACCCCGACGCCGACCGGCTCGCGCTGGTGGCGGGCATGTCGGAGCGGATCCTGCGCCGGACGGGCTGCTCGACCCGGATCACCACCTGGGCGGCGGTCGAGGACGGCGCGCGTGCCGCCGACGCCGTGTTGATCCAGCTGCGGGTGGGTGGTCAGGTCGCGCGGCACCTGGACGAGACGGTGCCGCTGACCTGCGGGTGCGTCGGCCAGGAGACCACCGGGGCGGGCGGGCTGGCGATGGCGCTGCGGACCGTGCCGGTGGTGTTGGACGTGGCGGCCAAGGTCGCCGAGGTCGCGCCGGACGCGTGGATCGTGGACTTCACCAACCCGGTGGGGATCGTGACCCGGGCGCTGCTCGACGCCGGGCACCGGACGATCGGGCTGTGCAACGTCGCGATCGGCTTCCAGCGCCGGTTCGCCGCGCTGCTCGACGTCGAGCCCGCCCAGGTGTCGCTCGACCACGTCGGCCTCAACCACCTGACCTGGGAGCGAGCCGCCTACATCGACGGTGTTGATGTCTTGCCCGAGCTGCTTGCCAAGTACGGTCCGGAGATCGCCGAACAGGTGGTGTTGCCGGTGTCGTTGCTGCACCTCCTCGGCGTGGTTCCTTCGTATTACCTGAGGTACTTCTACGAGCACGACGCGGTGGTGCGCGAACAGCTCGTGACGCCCAGCCGCGCGTCCGCGGTGTCCGAAGTGGAGCGGAAGCTGCTGCGGATCTACGCCGACCCGACCGTCGACGCCAAGCCGGAACTCCTGGGCAAGCGCGGCGGCGCCTTCTACTCGGAGGCGGCGGTCGCGCTGCTGACGTCGCTGCTCGGTGGCCGGGTCGACACTCAGGTGGTGAACGTCCGCAACAACGGCACCCTCCCGTTCCTGCCGGACGCGGCGGTGATCGAGGTGCCCGCCACGGTGTCTCGCGACGGCGCCGTCCCGAACGCGGTCGCGCCGGTCGACCCGCTCTTCGCCGGGCTGATCGCGAACGTCTCGGCCTACGAGGAACTGGCCGTGCGAGCCGCGATCGGCGGCGCCGAGGACCTGGTGGTGCGGGCGCTGCTGGCGCATCCGCTGGTGGGCCAAGCCGACAAGGCGGCCGACCTGGCGCGACGGGTGATCGACGCCAACCGGGCACATCTTCCCTGGGCCGCCGCGTGA
- a CDS encoding ROK family transcriptional regulator, with the protein MSEPTPGTPSTLRAINDRAALEVLLARGPLTRTELASITGISKPTASQLLSRLQESGLVVLEGIRQGRPGRTAEFYGVNPSAAHVAAVDVTAARIDVRVAELTGRVIGEHRLPTPGRAAGDLVGRMSAAISGACEPAGIAVSALNRVVIGVPGAIDPATGLLGFAAHLPGWRVPSLVETLGDGLGVRVEVENDVNLAAHAEQSNGVARSADSFAVLWVADGIGMALVIGGRLHRGATGGAGEVGYLPVPGAPTAREVGRNANHGLQALVGGPAVHKILRSYGFRGAEPAVAVRVAADALRPGGSADRAEQAESALREVAARVAVGLSSVVAVVDPALLVLTGEVMHAGGERLRAFVQAELHATVRARTPVLLSTLSAQPVLEGALTLALRQTQDELFAATLP; encoded by the coding sequence ATGAGCGAGCCGACGCCCGGTACCCCCAGCACGCTGCGCGCGATCAACGACCGGGCGGCGCTGGAAGTCCTGCTGGCGCGCGGCCCGCTGACCCGAACCGAACTCGCGTCGATCACGGGGATCTCCAAGCCGACGGCGTCGCAGCTGCTGAGCCGGTTGCAGGAGTCGGGATTGGTTGTCCTGGAAGGCATCCGGCAGGGACGGCCCGGTCGGACCGCCGAGTTCTACGGGGTCAACCCGAGCGCGGCGCACGTGGCGGCGGTCGACGTCACCGCCGCCCGGATCGACGTGCGGGTGGCCGAGCTGACCGGTCGGGTGATCGGCGAGCACCGCCTGCCCACGCCCGGGCGCGCGGCGGGTGACCTTGTTGGTCGGATGTCGGCGGCGATCAGTGGCGCGTGCGAGCCCGCCGGGATCGCGGTGTCCGCGCTCAACCGGGTGGTCATCGGCGTCCCCGGCGCGATCGATCCGGCGACCGGGCTGCTCGGCTTCGCCGCGCACCTGCCGGGCTGGCGGGTGCCCAGCCTGGTGGAGACCCTCGGCGACGGGCTCGGCGTGCGCGTCGAGGTGGAGAACGACGTCAACCTCGCCGCCCACGCCGAGCAGTCCAACGGCGTCGCGCGCTCGGCGGACAGCTTCGCGGTGCTGTGGGTCGCCGACGGCATCGGCATGGCGCTGGTGATCGGCGGGCGCCTGCACCGGGGCGCGACCGGGGGCGCGGGCGAGGTCGGCTACCTGCCGGTGCCGGGGGCGCCCACCGCCCGGGAGGTCGGCCGTAACGCCAACCACGGCCTGCAAGCACTGGTCGGCGGCCCGGCCGTGCACAAGATCCTGCGCTCGTACGGCTTCCGCGGCGCCGAACCGGCCGTCGCGGTGCGTGTGGCCGCCGACGCGCTGCGACCCGGCGGGTCCGCGGACCGGGCCGAGCAGGCCGAGAGCGCGCTGCGGGAGGTGGCGGCCCGCGTGGCGGTCGGGCTGTCCTCGGTGGTCGCCGTGGTGGACCCGGCCCTGCTGGTCCTCACCGGCGAGGTGATGCACGCGGGCGGCGAGCGGCTGCGCGCGTTCGTCCAGGCCGAGCTGCACGCCACAGTCCGAGCGCGGACGCCGGTGCTGCTGTCGACGCTGTCCGCGCAGCCGGTGCTCGAAGGGGCCCTCACCCTGGCCCTGCGACAGACCCAAGACGAGTTGTTCGCCGCGACCCTGCCCTGA
- the ngcE gene encoding N-acetylglucosamine/diacetylchitobiose ABC transporter substrate-binding protein, translating into MSGHDRPNPLLTNDLSRRGLLRGFGAAALLAVPGTTLLSACATSGGGGTPTNAATGVAGPGNPFGVAAEAPLEVVIFKGGLGDEYATKVHEPLYQARYPKAKIKHVATQQIAQTLQPRFAGGDVPDVIANSGTDLMDNAALQAEGQLLDLTALFDAPAIDNPTSKVRDSLVPGTVESGLISGKPFVLNYVYTAYGLWYDSALFAKNGWTAPKTFDDFKAVCEKIKAAGLVPYAYPGKNAAYYQYWMILISAAKAGGNQVLIDIDNLADGAWSKPAVKQAAAAWAEIGAKYMDKSYEGLTHTEVQTQQNQGKVAFFPSGSWLENEQKEQTPQGFAYAVTPTPSLPGDKMPFAAIRAAAGEGYIVAAKGRNTAGGLEYLRLMLSRDGARGFTEKSGSVTVVRGAADGLPLSPGNKSVAAAQTAAANDIVTYNSFEGWYKELETELRTQTNALMFGRISADEFCSKMQSKADATKADSSIPKQSRTS; encoded by the coding sequence ATGTCCGGACACGATCGCCCCAATCCCTTACTTACCAACGACCTCTCCCGCCGCGGCCTGCTGCGCGGCTTCGGCGCGGCCGCCCTGCTGGCCGTCCCCGGCACCACCCTGCTCTCGGCGTGCGCGACGAGCGGCGGGGGCGGCACGCCGACCAACGCCGCCACCGGCGTCGCCGGGCCCGGCAACCCGTTCGGCGTCGCCGCCGAGGCGCCGCTGGAAGTGGTGATCTTCAAGGGCGGCCTCGGCGACGAGTACGCGACCAAGGTGCACGAGCCGCTGTACCAGGCGCGGTACCCGAAGGCGAAGATCAAGCACGTCGCCACCCAGCAGATCGCCCAGACCCTGCAGCCCCGGTTCGCGGGCGGCGACGTGCCCGACGTGATCGCCAACTCCGGCACCGACCTGATGGACAACGCCGCGCTGCAGGCCGAAGGCCAACTGCTCGACCTGACCGCGCTGTTCGACGCCCCCGCGATCGACAACCCGACGAGCAAGGTCCGCGACTCGCTGGTGCCCGGCACCGTCGAGTCAGGACTGATCTCCGGCAAGCCGTTCGTCCTCAACTACGTCTACACCGCGTATGGCCTCTGGTACGACAGCGCGCTGTTCGCCAAGAACGGCTGGACCGCGCCCAAGACGTTCGACGACTTCAAGGCCGTCTGCGAGAAGATCAAGGCCGCCGGTCTGGTCCCGTACGCGTATCCGGGCAAGAACGCCGCGTACTACCAGTACTGGATGATCCTCATCTCCGCCGCGAAGGCGGGCGGCAACCAGGTGCTGATCGACATCGACAACCTCGCCGACGGCGCCTGGTCCAAGCCCGCCGTCAAGCAGGCCGCCGCGGCGTGGGCCGAGATCGGCGCCAAGTATATGGACAAGAGCTACGAGGGCCTGACCCACACCGAGGTCCAGACCCAGCAGAACCAGGGCAAGGTCGCGTTCTTCCCGTCCGGGTCGTGGCTGGAGAACGAGCAGAAGGAACAGACCCCGCAGGGCTTCGCCTACGCGGTGACGCCGACCCCGAGCCTGCCGGGCGACAAGATGCCGTTCGCCGCGATTCGGGCCGCCGCCGGTGAGGGCTACATCGTGGCGGCCAAGGGCCGCAACACCGCGGGCGGGCTGGAATACCTGCGGCTCATGCTCAGCCGCGACGGCGCGCGTGGGTTCACCGAGAAGTCCGGCAGCGTCACCGTGGTCCGCGGCGCGGCCGACGGGCTGCCGCTCTCGCCGGGCAACAAGAGCGTCGCCGCCGCGCAGACCGCCGCGGCCAACGACATCGTCACCTACAACAGCTTCGAGGGCTGGTACAAGGAGCTGGAGACCGAGCTGCGCACGCAGACCAACGCATTGATGTTCGGCCGGATCTCCGCCGACGAGTTCTGTTCGAAGATGCAGTCGAAGGCGGACGCGACCAAGGCGGACTCCTCGATCCCGAAGCAGAGCCGGACGTCGTGA
- a CDS encoding carbohydrate ABC transporter permease, with protein MARGRPRFIIGFLAAPVALYLVFVIGPYGQAFYIAMTNWRGLSASPTWVGFDNFTRLLGDGVFWTAVGHHLVLLLALPLITLTLALFFAFLLNVGGDGGRGGIRGSTFYKVVLFLPQVLAVAVVGVLFQAVYRPDGSGVLNGLLSTVGVDPVGWLTEPDLALWSIIGVMVWQAVGFYVVLFSAGMSSIPKELHEAAELDGCGRVRMFFQVTLPLLWDTVQVAWVYLGIAAFDGFAIVAVLSVDRGGPDGATTVLPLEIWRTAFSFSKFGYASAMGVALFFLTITFAALALRVTRRERVEF; from the coding sequence ATGGCGCGCGGCAGGCCGCGGTTCATCATCGGTTTCCTCGCGGCGCCGGTCGCCCTGTACCTGGTCTTCGTGATCGGGCCGTACGGGCAGGCGTTCTACATCGCGATGACAAACTGGCGCGGCCTGTCCGCGAGCCCCACCTGGGTGGGATTCGACAACTTCACCAGGCTGCTCGGCGACGGCGTGTTCTGGACCGCGGTGGGCCACCACTTGGTCCTGTTGCTCGCGCTGCCGCTGATCACCTTGACGCTGGCTCTGTTCTTCGCGTTCCTGCTCAACGTCGGGGGTGACGGCGGCCGCGGCGGGATCCGCGGGTCGACCTTCTACAAGGTGGTCCTGTTCCTGCCGCAGGTCCTGGCGGTCGCCGTGGTGGGCGTGCTGTTCCAGGCGGTGTACCGGCCTGACGGCAGCGGCGTGCTCAACGGCCTGCTGAGCACCGTCGGGGTGGACCCGGTGGGCTGGCTCACCGAGCCCGACCTGGCGCTGTGGTCGATCATCGGGGTGATGGTCTGGCAGGCCGTCGGCTTCTACGTGGTCCTGTTCTCGGCCGGGATGTCGTCGATCCCCAAGGAACTGCACGAGGCCGCCGAACTGGACGGCTGCGGCCGGGTGCGGATGTTCTTCCAGGTAACCCTGCCCCTGCTGTGGGACACCGTGCAGGTCGCCTGGGTCTACCTGGGGATCGCCGCGTTCGACGGGTTCGCCATCGTCGCGGTGCTCTCGGTCGACCGGGGCGGCCCGGACGGGGCGACCACGGTGCTGCCGCTGGAGATCTGGCGCACCGCGTTCAGCTTCTCCAAGTTCGGCTACGCCTCGGCGATGGGCGTCGCGCTGTTCTTCCTCACCATCACCTTCGCCGCGCTGGCCCTGCGGGTCACCCGACGCGAGCGGGTGGAGTTCTGA